In Macadamia integrifolia cultivar HAES 741 chromosome 12, SCU_Mint_v3, whole genome shotgun sequence, the following are encoded in one genomic region:
- the LOC122057105 gene encoding protein trichome birefringence-like 19 has protein sequence MKAQVIEVLLVILTLTLILTIIPLFLLDYPPLFPNLSKTNQCLTQFMSRNLSLLSYSTKVTNKDESGEFIGTAATAIATPTSDDRLNWLIETKVIKNCDIFKGKWVPHQEGPSYTNWTCQEIHEHQNCFKNGRPDTEFLRWRWKPYECELPRFNRLHFLNIVRGKSMAFVGDSVARNQMQSLMCLLSNVVHPVDVSYVQDGRFKRWLYTDYNFTIASYWSAHLVRTTEAKTRGPRVPPTTNLYLDEFDESWTAQISNFDYVIISAGHWFWTPAIFYEKGQVVGCNACNDKNITDLNIFYGYKKAFNTAFEALRMESYKGMTFLRTYSPAHYDNGVWHNGGTCTMKRPFTTQEKRLDGLELKFHRTQVEELRAAEIEGSKRGLKFRLLDASQAMVLRPDGHPGRYSPSYRNNVSDCVHWCLPGPIDVWNEMLLHMLKVDKLEDS, from the exons ATGAAGGCTCAAGTCATTGAGGTTCTCCTAGTAATTCTGACCCTAACCCTTATTCTAACCATCATCCCCCTCTTCCTATTAGATTATCCCCCTTTATTTCCAAATCTGTCAAAAACTAATCAATGTTTGACACAATTTATGTCAAGAAACCTCTCTCTACTTTCATACTCTACCAAAGTCACCAACAAAGATGAATCCGGCGAGTTTATAGGGACGGCGGCAACGGCAATTGCTACCCCCACCAGTGATGATCGTTTGAATTGGTTGATAGAGACGAAGGTGATCAAGAACTGTGACATATTTAAAGGAAAATGGGTTCCACATCAAGAGGGGCCTTCCTACACAAATTGGACATGCCAGGAAATCCATGAACATCAAAATTGTTTCAAGAATGGGAGGCCTGACACAGAGTTCTTGAGATGGAGATGGAAACCATATGAGTGTGAGTTACCTCGGTTCAATCGACTTCACTTCTTGAATATTGTTAGAGGGAAGTCCATGGCCTTTGTTGGTGATTCTGTGGCAAGAAACCAAATGCAGTCTCTCATGTGCCTCTTATCTAAT GTGGTGCACCCAGTAGACGTTTCTTACGTACAAGATGGAAGATTCAAGCGCTGGCTGTACACAGACTACAACTTCACCATTGCTTCTTACTGGTCTGCACACCTTGTAAGGACAACTGAAGCCAAAACCAGAGGTCCACGTGTCCCTCCCACAACAAACCTTTACCTGGACGAGTTTGACGAATCCTGGACAGCCCAGATCAGCAATTTTGACTACGTCATCATCTCCGCTGGCCATTGGTTCTGGACCCCAGCCATATTCTATGAAAAGGGTCAAGTGGTAGGGTGCAATGCTTGCAATGACAAAAACATCACAGACCTCAACATCTTCTATGGTTACAAGAAGGCTTTCAATACTGCCTTTGAAGCCCTTAGAATGGAAAGCTATAAGGGTATGACTTTTCTGAGGACTTACTCTCCTGCCCACTATGACAATGGGGTGTGGCACAATGGAGGAACATGTACAATGAAAAGACCCTTCACCACCCAGGAAAAAAGGTTGGACGGGTTGGAGCTGAAGTTCCATAGGACCCAAGTGGAGGAACTTAGGGCTGCAGAGATTGAAGGGAGTAAGAGAGGTTTGAAGTTTAGGTTGTTGGATGCTTCTCAGGCAATGGTGTTGAGGCCAGATGGGCACCCTGGGCGTTATAGCCCTTCGTATAGGAATAATGTGTCTGACTGTGTGCACTGGTGCTTGCCTGGTCCTATTGATGTATGGAATGAAATGTTACTTCATATGTTGAAGGTGGACAAGTTAGAAGACTCTTGA
- the LOC122058107 gene encoding probable LRR receptor-like serine/threonine-protein kinase At1g67720 isoform X2, translating into MTLRHFPADNRKYCYSLKVVTRTRYLVRTTFLYGNFDNNNVYPKFDLSFGATHWSTIVISDANTIEVRELIFLASFPTISVCLSNATTGKPFISTLELRQFNDSIYYTDFENQFFLSTSARINFGADSDAPVRYPDDPFDRIWQSDSLKKANYLVDVAAGTKKISTTMPIDVYRDERPPEKVMQTAVVGTSGVLTYRLNLNGFPGLGWACTYFAEIEDLSPNETRKFRLILPGSPEITKAAVNIQENAQGKDRLYEPGLTNISLPFVLSFQFQKTSDSSRGPLLNAIEINKYLLINGGSLDGIVAEDLVSHFSAANWAQEGGDPCLPVPWSWVQCNSDPQPRIVSIFLSRKNLTGNIPSELTNLTGLVELWLDGNSLTGSIPDFTGCVNLKIIHLENNQLSGELPSSLAGLQDLKELYLQKNSLSGTVPSSLLKKNLILNYSGNINLHKGENRQDHIKVIIGSSVGAAVLLIATIISYIFLHKGVKKYHKEEKLPPSLPAQSPVSSLSDVATEAAHCFAFSEIEDATRKFEKKIGSGGFGVVYYGKMKDGKEIAVKVLTSNSYQGKREFSNEVTLLSRIHHRNLVQFLGYCQEEGKSILVYEYMHNGTLKERLYGPLTRERSISWLKRLEIAEDAAKGIEYLHTGCVPTIIHRDLKSSNILLDKHMRAKVSDFGLSKLAVDGASHVSSIVRGTVGYLDPEYYVSQQLTDKSDVYSFGVILLELISGQEAISNESFGINCRNIVQWAKTHIESGNIQGIIDPSLQNEFDIQSVWKIAEKAMMCVQSHGSMRPSISEVLKEIQDSILIERGAEVRREGNSADLSGGSIHSSINIGSIDVGVAEPYISFDESIRHPSAR; encoded by the exons ATGACACTGAGGCACTTCCCTGCAGATAATAGAAAGTATTGTTATTCACTTAAGGTTGTGACTAGAACACGTTACCTTGTAAGGACGACATTCTTGTATGGTAACTTTGACAACAATAATGTGTACCCAAAATTTGATTTATCATTTGGGGCCACTCATTGGTCAACAATTGTGATCTCGGATGCAAATACCATTGAGGTTCGAGAGTTGATATTCTTGGCATCTTTTCCCACAATTAGTGTGTGTTTATCCAATGCTACAACTGGGAAGCCGTTTATCTCTACACTTGAGCTTCGGCAATTTAATGACTCAATTTACTATACAGATTTCGAAAATCAGTTTTTCCTCAGTACATCTGCAAGAATTAACTTTGGTGCAGATAGTGACGCTCCAGTGAG GTATCCAGATGATCCATTTGACAGAATATGGCAGTCTGATTCTTTGAAGAAGGCAAACTATCTTGTTGATGTTGCTGcgggcacaaagaaaatctcaaCCACCATGCCCATTGATGTTTACAGAGATGAAAGACCACCTGAAAAAGTGATGCAGACAGCTGTTGTTGGTACAAGTGGAGTGTTGACTTACCGCTTGAACTTGAATGGATTCCCAGGTCTTGGATGGGCATGCACGTACTTCGCTGAAATTGAAGATTTGAGTCCAAATGAGACTAGAAAATTTAGGCTAATCCTCCCTGGTTCACCTGAGATCACCAAAGCTGCAGTCAATATTCAAGAAAATGCTCAAGGGAAAGATCGACTGTATGAGCCAGGGTTAACCAACATATCCCTACCCTTTGTATTGAGCTTCCAATTTCAAAAAACTTCTGACTCATCCAGGGGGCCGCTCTTGAATGCTATAGAGATAAATAAGTACCTGCTGATAAATGGTGGTTCTCTTGATG GAATAGTTGCTGAAGATCTAGTATCTCACTTCTCAGCAGCAAATTGGGCACAAGAGGGTGGTGATCCATGCTTGCCAGTTCCATGGTCATGGGTGCAATGTAACTCAGATCCCCAACCAAGGATAGTTTCAAT TTTTTTGTCAAGGAAGAATTTGACGGGAAATATTCCTTCAGAGCTGACAAATTTGacaggcttagttgagtt ATGGCTTGATGGGAACTCACTCACAGGTTCAATACCTGATTTTACTGGATGCGTAAACTTGAAaatcat TCATCTTGAGAACAATCAGTTGAGTGGTGAGCTGCCTTCGTCTTTAGCAGGCCTACAAGATTTGAAGGAATT ATATTTGCAGAAGAATAGTTTGTCTGGAACAGTGCCAAGCAgccttctaaaaaaaaatctgatattGAA TTATTCTGGAAATATCAATCTTCACAAAGGAGAAAATCGACAGGACCACATCAAAGTAATTATTGGATCATCAGTTGGTGCTGCTGTGCTGCTCATTGCTACTATAATATCTTATATATTTCTGCATAAGGGAGTGAAGAAATATCACAAGGAAG aGAAGCTTCCTCCTTCGCTGCCTGCCCAGAGCCCAGTGTCTTCCCTAAGTGATGTTGCCACAGAAGCTGCACATTGCTTTGCATTTTCTGAAATCGAAGATGCTACCAGGaaatttgagaagaaaattggTTCAGGGGGCTTTGGAGTAGTTTACTATGGAAAGATGAAAGATGGAAAGGAAATTGCAGTCAAAGTTCTAACTAGTAATTCCTATCAAGGGAAGCGTGAATTTTCAAATGAG GTAACTCTACTTTCTCGAATACATCACAGGAACCTGGTTCAGTTTCTTGGGTACtgtcaagaagaagggaaaagtaTCCTTGTTTATGAGTACATGCATAATGGAACTCTGAAGGAACGTCTTTATG GACCTTTAACACGAGAGAGAAGTATCAGTTGGCTCAAGCGCCTGGAGATTGCTGAAGATGCTGCAAAAG GAATTGAGTACCTTCATACAGGCTGTGTTCCAACCATCATCCATAGGGATCTGAAAAGCAGCAACATCCTTCTTGACAAACACATGAGAGCAAAGGTCTCAGACTTTGGTCTATCGAAACTTGCAGTAGATGGAGCTTCCCATGTCTCAAGCATTGTTCGGGGAACTGTAGGATATCTAGATCCTGA GTATTATGTCTCTCAACAGTTGACAGACAAGAGTGATGTATATAGTTTTGGTGTCATTCTTCTTGAGTTGATATCTGGTCAAGAAGCGATATCTAATGAAAGCTTCGGAATTAATTGTCGCAACATCGTCCAGTGG GCAAAAACACACATTGAGAGTGGGAACATTCAGGGAATCATTGACCCTTCGCTGCAAAATGAATTTGACATCCAGTCAGTGTGGAAGATTGCTGAGAAAGCAATGATGTGTGTCCAATCCCATGGGAGTATGAGGCCATCGATATCAGAAGTGCtgaaggaaattcaggattcaATCTTGATTGAAAGGGGAGCAGAAGTCAGAAGAGAAGGTAACTCTGCTGATTTGTCTGGGGGATCTATACATTCTTCTATCAATATTGGCTCCATTGATGTAGGAGTTGCTGAGCCATATATTTCATTTGACGAGTCTATCAGGCATCCATCGGCACGATAG
- the LOC122058107 gene encoding probable LRR receptor-like serine/threonine-protein kinase At1g67720 isoform X1 — protein MEARSLLLLYLSFLFFITAADAQMPGFVSIDCGGKENFTDDLGLEWIPDDQFIYGETTNIFVANETRKQYMTLRHFPADNRKYCYSLKVVTRTRYLVRTTFLYGNFDNNNVYPKFDLSFGATHWSTIVISDANTIEVRELIFLASFPTISVCLSNATTGKPFISTLELRQFNDSIYYTDFENQFFLSTSARINFGADSDAPVRYPDDPFDRIWQSDSLKKANYLVDVAAGTKKISTTMPIDVYRDERPPEKVMQTAVVGTSGVLTYRLNLNGFPGLGWACTYFAEIEDLSPNETRKFRLILPGSPEITKAAVNIQENAQGKDRLYEPGLTNISLPFVLSFQFQKTSDSSRGPLLNAIEINKYLLINGGSLDGIVAEDLVSHFSAANWAQEGGDPCLPVPWSWVQCNSDPQPRIVSIFLSRKNLTGNIPSELTNLTGLVELWLDGNSLTGSIPDFTGCVNLKIIHLENNQLSGELPSSLAGLQDLKELYLQKNSLSGTVPSSLLKKNLILNYSGNINLHKGENRQDHIKVIIGSSVGAAVLLIATIISYIFLHKGVKKYHKEEKLPPSLPAQSPVSSLSDVATEAAHCFAFSEIEDATRKFEKKIGSGGFGVVYYGKMKDGKEIAVKVLTSNSYQGKREFSNEVTLLSRIHHRNLVQFLGYCQEEGKSILVYEYMHNGTLKERLYGPLTRERSISWLKRLEIAEDAAKGIEYLHTGCVPTIIHRDLKSSNILLDKHMRAKVSDFGLSKLAVDGASHVSSIVRGTVGYLDPEYYVSQQLTDKSDVYSFGVILLELISGQEAISNESFGINCRNIVQWAKTHIESGNIQGIIDPSLQNEFDIQSVWKIAEKAMMCVQSHGSMRPSISEVLKEIQDSILIERGAEVRREGNSADLSGGSIHSSINIGSIDVGVAEPYISFDESIRHPSAR, from the exons ATGGAGGCGAGGTCTTTGCTCTTGCtttacctttcttttcttttcttcatcaccGCGGCCGATGCTCAGATGCCTG GTTTTGTAAGCATAGACTGTGGAGGCAAGGAAAATTTCACAGATGATCTTGGGCTCGAGTGGATTCCCGATGATCAATTTATTTATGGTGAAACAACTAACATATTTGTTGCAAATGAGACTCGGAAGCAATATATGACACTGAGGCACTTCCCTGCAGATAATAGAAAGTATTGTTATTCACTTAAGGTTGTGACTAGAACACGTTACCTTGTAAGGACGACATTCTTGTATGGTAACTTTGACAACAATAATGTGTACCCAAAATTTGATTTATCATTTGGGGCCACTCATTGGTCAACAATTGTGATCTCGGATGCAAATACCATTGAGGTTCGAGAGTTGATATTCTTGGCATCTTTTCCCACAATTAGTGTGTGTTTATCCAATGCTACAACTGGGAAGCCGTTTATCTCTACACTTGAGCTTCGGCAATTTAATGACTCAATTTACTATACAGATTTCGAAAATCAGTTTTTCCTCAGTACATCTGCAAGAATTAACTTTGGTGCAGATAGTGACGCTCCAGTGAG GTATCCAGATGATCCATTTGACAGAATATGGCAGTCTGATTCTTTGAAGAAGGCAAACTATCTTGTTGATGTTGCTGcgggcacaaagaaaatctcaaCCACCATGCCCATTGATGTTTACAGAGATGAAAGACCACCTGAAAAAGTGATGCAGACAGCTGTTGTTGGTACAAGTGGAGTGTTGACTTACCGCTTGAACTTGAATGGATTCCCAGGTCTTGGATGGGCATGCACGTACTTCGCTGAAATTGAAGATTTGAGTCCAAATGAGACTAGAAAATTTAGGCTAATCCTCCCTGGTTCACCTGAGATCACCAAAGCTGCAGTCAATATTCAAGAAAATGCTCAAGGGAAAGATCGACTGTATGAGCCAGGGTTAACCAACATATCCCTACCCTTTGTATTGAGCTTCCAATTTCAAAAAACTTCTGACTCATCCAGGGGGCCGCTCTTGAATGCTATAGAGATAAATAAGTACCTGCTGATAAATGGTGGTTCTCTTGATG GAATAGTTGCTGAAGATCTAGTATCTCACTTCTCAGCAGCAAATTGGGCACAAGAGGGTGGTGATCCATGCTTGCCAGTTCCATGGTCATGGGTGCAATGTAACTCAGATCCCCAACCAAGGATAGTTTCAAT TTTTTTGTCAAGGAAGAATTTGACGGGAAATATTCCTTCAGAGCTGACAAATTTGacaggcttagttgagtt ATGGCTTGATGGGAACTCACTCACAGGTTCAATACCTGATTTTACTGGATGCGTAAACTTGAAaatcat TCATCTTGAGAACAATCAGTTGAGTGGTGAGCTGCCTTCGTCTTTAGCAGGCCTACAAGATTTGAAGGAATT ATATTTGCAGAAGAATAGTTTGTCTGGAACAGTGCCAAGCAgccttctaaaaaaaaatctgatattGAA TTATTCTGGAAATATCAATCTTCACAAAGGAGAAAATCGACAGGACCACATCAAAGTAATTATTGGATCATCAGTTGGTGCTGCTGTGCTGCTCATTGCTACTATAATATCTTATATATTTCTGCATAAGGGAGTGAAGAAATATCACAAGGAAG aGAAGCTTCCTCCTTCGCTGCCTGCCCAGAGCCCAGTGTCTTCCCTAAGTGATGTTGCCACAGAAGCTGCACATTGCTTTGCATTTTCTGAAATCGAAGATGCTACCAGGaaatttgagaagaaaattggTTCAGGGGGCTTTGGAGTAGTTTACTATGGAAAGATGAAAGATGGAAAGGAAATTGCAGTCAAAGTTCTAACTAGTAATTCCTATCAAGGGAAGCGTGAATTTTCAAATGAG GTAACTCTACTTTCTCGAATACATCACAGGAACCTGGTTCAGTTTCTTGGGTACtgtcaagaagaagggaaaagtaTCCTTGTTTATGAGTACATGCATAATGGAACTCTGAAGGAACGTCTTTATG GACCTTTAACACGAGAGAGAAGTATCAGTTGGCTCAAGCGCCTGGAGATTGCTGAAGATGCTGCAAAAG GAATTGAGTACCTTCATACAGGCTGTGTTCCAACCATCATCCATAGGGATCTGAAAAGCAGCAACATCCTTCTTGACAAACACATGAGAGCAAAGGTCTCAGACTTTGGTCTATCGAAACTTGCAGTAGATGGAGCTTCCCATGTCTCAAGCATTGTTCGGGGAACTGTAGGATATCTAGATCCTGA GTATTATGTCTCTCAACAGTTGACAGACAAGAGTGATGTATATAGTTTTGGTGTCATTCTTCTTGAGTTGATATCTGGTCAAGAAGCGATATCTAATGAAAGCTTCGGAATTAATTGTCGCAACATCGTCCAGTGG GCAAAAACACACATTGAGAGTGGGAACATTCAGGGAATCATTGACCCTTCGCTGCAAAATGAATTTGACATCCAGTCAGTGTGGAAGATTGCTGAGAAAGCAATGATGTGTGTCCAATCCCATGGGAGTATGAGGCCATCGATATCAGAAGTGCtgaaggaaattcaggattcaATCTTGATTGAAAGGGGAGCAGAAGTCAGAAGAGAAGGTAACTCTGCTGATTTGTCTGGGGGATCTATACATTCTTCTATCAATATTGGCTCCATTGATGTAGGAGTTGCTGAGCCATATATTTCATTTGACGAGTCTATCAGGCATCCATCGGCACGATAG